A genomic segment from Ptychodera flava strain L36383 chromosome 8, AS_Pfla_20210202, whole genome shotgun sequence encodes:
- the LOC139138369 gene encoding uncharacterized protein isoform X2, which yields MATKFQKWLAGFQGYKRSYNLGVLSRDTELKTYYSNAQQCGKLPFNRTKVMILGDARVGKTSLRRLLTGEKFHPDEPSTEGIETKMYESKDVDDTWQEYTSREDDDFELGSSWYTAKTAMESLPSSNVRGRSRRRKNIRVNINYSARVMQLMKDILFIARFLFAASLLCAVLFSRGLIFGFAIFEWGIFLSTYLTGVDFLTEAYRYGTGLAIMMAFDNYFRHYVTLSVLLDSLDVYFFNLPLLSQFTFCMLFTLFGFAMGVLFGVGGRTGVAFGLCLLVTPCQLLTLEDFRWSSLSMDVTSAVTTLVCFLGNVFGVLLYRCLDDIAKVLPWVLLPNGMSAILSLLFAMSVFLYSTANALPNILPFVMGALLWFGKVSGEITGRDIDLKYGGALGYLTKKCIGVLTGLFIGYCMGWRFHTPSISFFSLTTFILSILTHPAIEFYVFCKVKWQALPLVKVRDALKRQVKGSKLFTTRLSLWDFAGQALYYNTHHVFISNHAVYLLVFNLEEAASGKAAQLERILFWLNSVYTHARDEDAVIFLVGTHRDSITSATRNEVAEYLYDKLYANFCSRLIMNPDGSPIFVVESSKPLDQDVHELQTQIMRRVQEAEYMSQEYPIKYLLFYRIIKEKREEAETEGLSCCICSFDEVRDLAKVTCHVDSTQEFNEMLEFFYKAGEIIYQSNDNTLKDVIIFDPQVLVDIMKNLFAIPPIPCRSHKMAVYWWMLQTDGIAHRRLISHIGNPMKLPNHVTSSLLEAYDLICPIPITSNSDDQLFIVPSLLPFHTFWESNANNLSGWTSLEDDEEYYIDFGCFLPDSIFWRLMARCLKSENILSRNTKRQVYRDVGIFAFGHDYSYKLDLVHHLPEQQLIKVTVQNSSGQDSKRFMLWLLGELESIKRRDFPCLKYSCGVLCPMKGKHASFVNPDKLHIVKLAGHDRRLSQDEQEGNQDFRCEGQKCSIKIFPKKKQDPRGGRFHPVRVTIDTPIAELPPSLYKYICNNLNSEQPLSGDWKDLAGELEHTQEDVHLLRNEINPCSTVLRHWSNSGQATVRNLIEILERPSLGRRDLISQ from the coding sequence ATGGCGACCAAATTCCAGAAATGGTTGGCCGGTTTTCAGGGATACAAACGTAGCTATAACCTTGGCGTGCTTTCTAGGGACACAGAGCTGAAGACTTACTATAGCAATGCTCAACAGTGTGGAAAGCTACCTTTCAACCGTACCAAAGTGATGATTCTCGGCGACGCTCGAGTCGGAAAGACCAGTCTTCGGCGTCTGCTCACCGGAGAGAAATTCCACCCCGATGAACCCAGCACCGAAGGTATAGAGACCAAAATGTATGAATCCAAAGACGTTGACGACACTTGGCAGGAATACACTTCACGTGAAGATGATGATTTCGAGTTGGGATCTTCATGGTACACGGCTAAAACCGCCATGGAAAGCCTTCCGTCTTCTAACGTGAGAGGGCGTTCGAGGAGGCGTAAAAATATTCGCGTTAACATTAATTACTCAGCTCGAGTGATGCAGCTTATGAAAGATATTCTATTTATTGCTCGGTTCCTATTCGCTGCTTCGCTATTGTGCGCTGTTCTTTTTAGCAGGGGGCTCATCTTTGGTTTTGCCATCTTCGAATGGGGCATATTTCTCTCCACTTATTTGACAGGAGTCGATTTCCTCACTGAAGCTTACAGATATGGCACCGGCCTGGCTATCATGATGGCATTTGATAATTACTTCAGACATTATGTGACTCTGTCTGTTCTTTTAGATAGTTTAGATGTGTACTTTTTCAATTTGCCTCTGCTTAGTCAGTTTACATTTTGCATGCTATTCACTCTGTTCGGCTTTGCCATGGGAGTTCTCTTCGGAGTAGGCGGTCGCACAGGCGTAGCTTTTGGACTCTGTCTGCTGGTGACTCCTTGCCAGTTACTGACTTTGGAAGACTTCAGGTGGTCTAGTCTGAGCATGGATGTTACATCTGCGGTTACAACTCTCGTCTGTTTCCTTGGAAACGTCTTCGGTGTCCTTCTTTATCGCTGTTTAGATGATATCGCAAAGGTATTGCCATGGGTACTCCTTCCAAATGGCATGTCTgcgattttgtcacttttgttcGCTATGAGTGTATTCCTATACTCCACCGCAAACGCACTTCCAAATATTCTCCCTTTTGTCATGGGCGCACTGCTCTGGTTTGGAAAGGTTTCTGGCGAGATAACAGGCAGAGACATAGATCTTAAGTACGGTGGTGCGTTGGGTTACCTAACGAAGAAGTGCATCGGTGTACTCACCGGACTTTTCATCGGTTACTGTATGGGTTGGCGTTTCCACACACCTTCAATATCATTCTTTTCTCTCACTACCTTCATCTTGTCCATACTGACCCATCCAGCCATTGAATTCTACGTGTTCTGCAAGGTAAAGTGGCAGGCGCTGCCTTTGGTGAAAGTCCGCGATGCTCTCAAACGTCAAGTGAAGGGTTCAAAGCTGTTTACAACCAGGCTCAGTCTGTGGGATTTCGCCGGCCAGGCTCTGTACTACAACACTCACCATGTGTTCATATCTAACCATGCAGTATATCTTCTCGTCTTCAACCTTGAGGAAGCAGCGTCGGGCAAGGCAGCACAGCTGGAAAGGATACTATTCTGGCTAAATTCGGTCTACACCCATGCAAGGGACGAAGACGCTGTCATTTTCCTCGTCggcacacacagagacagcatAACCTCGGCAACTAGAAATGAGGTAGCAGAGTACTTGTATGATAAACTGTACGCAAATTTCTGTTCTCGGCTGATAATGAACCCAGACGGTAGTCCTATATTCGTCGTCGAAAGTTCAAAGCCGCTGGATCAGGATGTTCACGAGCTGCAGACTCAAATTATGCGAAGGGTTCAAGAAGCTGAGTACATGTCCCAAGAGTATCCGATTAAATACCTCCTCTTCTACAGAATAATCAAAGAGAAAAGAGAGGAAGCCGAAACAGAAGGACTGTCTTGTTGTATATGTTCGTTTGACGAAGTCAGAGACCTGGCAAAGGTCACTTGTCATGTTGATAGTACACAAGAGTTTAACGAAATGCTGGAGTTTTTCTACAAAGCCGGTGAAATAATCTACCAAAGTAATGATAACACATTGAAAGATGTAATTATCTTCGACCCCCAAGTACTTGTTGACATAATGAAGAACCTTTTCGCGATCCCGCCAATTCCCTGCCGGTCCCATAAGATGGCGGTCTACTGGTGGATGTTACAAACAGACGGCATAGCCCACCGTCGTTTGATCAGCCATATTGGTAACCCAATGAAACTGCCCAATCATGTTACATCTTCGTTGTTAGAGGCTTATGATTTGATATGCCCCATACCGATTACTAGCAATAGTGATGACCAGCTATTTATCGTGCCCAGTTTGTTGCCGTTTCACACTTTCTGGGAGAGCAATGCCAATAATCTGAGTGGTTGGACATCGCTTGAAGATGACGAAGAATACTACATTGACTTTGGTTGTTTCCTGCCCGACTCCATCTTTTGGCGTCTCATGGCAAGATGTCTTAAATCTGAGAACATTCTCAGTCGGAATACCAAGCGACAGGTGTACCGGGACGTGGGCATTTTCGCTTTCGGCCATGATTACAGTTACAAGCTCGACCTAGTGCATCATCTACCCGAACAGCAATTGATAAAGGTCACCGTCCAAAACTCATCGGGCCAAGACTCCAAAAGATTTATGCTCTGGCTTCTGGGTGAATTGGAATCGATAAAGAGAAGGGACTTTCCATGTTTGAAGTACTCATGCGGGGTATTATGCCCAATGAAAGGCAAACACGCAAGTTTTGTTAACCCAGACAAGCTGCACATTGTGAAACTTGCAGGCCATGACCGAAGGTTGTCTCAGGATGAACAAGAAGGGAACCAGGACTTTCGTTGCGAAGGCCAAAAGTGTAGCATAAagatatttccaaagaaaaagCAG
- the LOC139138370 gene encoding uncharacterized protein translates to MGSKFQRWLAGFSSYKRSFNLGVLSGDDEVKNIYEAAEDVGKLPFNRSKVMFLGDARVGKTSLRRLLMGEQFQIDEPSTEGIDTRMCTAKEVDYSWKESKSQHGNDFEIGASWYTAKTAIESSPKQTREPPSPPKTPKVKTSKRSLTFREWVNQTLSDNQYMSISFVIPLILSAVLYGATLPFGFVFLEWTMFIAVVMCNGDFLSAYRYGTSLAIMMAVDIHFRCSVTPNAILNNLDNLCFHWPLANYLAFCFAFTFFGFILGIFFGYGCRAGIAFGLCLLASPGQLTSLDQLQLSNLSADLMSTLEAAISIVGDLAGICIYRYFDVITSNHLWILPRRIIGVISFFFLVSVFLSVSATNMPIVLPFILGMLLWSGKLTGEFLGRDLDKKFGSGYFLKKFVGVMVGLLLGYGMGWKLHSPTLKTVLILIFTASVLTHPVIELYVFWKVRTQRFPIINVRDAMKEQSAGSSRLATRLSLWDFAGDQLYHATHQIFIASHAVYLLVFNFERAAKNRKEQFQRLLFWLNSIRTHAKHEDAVIFLVGTHRDSVSASVRYELSSYFHENLYDYFCDRLVMNDDGTPVFPIENSKPLDIDARKLRNCISEKSQEAEYMKAEFPLKYLHFYELIKSKRKTASKFGLEYAICGYREVHEFAKENCKICDSLEFELMLGFFHKAGEIIFHAEEEILNNFIIFDPQVLVDIVKNLINIPPFHKRYHRVAPFWRMMEKNGIADSRLVSHIVEPMKVSKEMAVSLLQAYDLMCLIPHESPVDNQLYLVPGLLPLYMATEKDMDWWLLKGDKDVYYIDFCGFLPEGVFSRLLARCFRVGVTPSHVTTRNVYYNVGKFLFDKDLNYKLELVNDSPQQPLVKVTVQRTSCTKTWKFLKWFLFQLEAIRQRDFKYMKYICGVLCPNEDHNCLLQPGPRHIVKLASEENALPLPNELMALQCEGRRFAFDGFCEKSKDENIHQTPCRISMHTRISELPPSLYKQICNSMNIVQPLQGDWRDLAGELQHTQHEVQILRNVDNPCDALLQQWSCHSGVTVKQFIEVLLGPNLGRQDVVTLIKEAMGERKDID, encoded by the exons ATGGGCAGTAAGTTCCAGCGATGGTTAGCTGGGTTCTCCAGCTACAAACGAAGCTTCAACTTAGGTGTACTATCTGGTGACGatgaagtgaaaaatatctACGAAGCCGCAGAAGATGTTGGTAAACTTCCTTTCAACAGGAGCAAGGTCATGTTCCTTGGTGACGCCCGCGTCGGGAAAACTAGTCTGCGCAGGCTCCTGATGGGTGAGCAGTTCCAGATAGACGAACCCAGTACAGAGGGAATCGATACCAGAATGTGCACGGCAAAAGAAGTGGACTATTCATGGAAAGAAAGCAAAAGTCAACATGGAAACGATTTCGAAATCGGAGCTTCGTGGTACACAGCAAAGACTGCAATTGAGTCTTCACCAAAGCAAACACGGGAGCCACCGTCTCCgccaaaaacaccaaaagtcAAAACTAGTAAACGTTCTTTGACATTCAGAGAGTGGGTCAACCAGACACTGAGCGACAATCAATATATGAGTATATCTTTTGTAATTCCACTCATACTGAGCGCAGTTCTGTATGGGGCCACTCTTCCATTCGGCTTTGTTTTCCTTGAATGGACAATGTTTATCGCTGTAGTGATGTGCAACGGAGATTTCCTCTCTGCTTATCGCTATGGAACAAGTCTAGCTATCATGATGGCCGTTGATATTCATTTCAGATGCAGTGTCACACCTAATGCCATTCTGAATAATCTCGATAATCTCTGCTTTCACTGGCCATTGGCCAACTACCTTGCCTTTTGTTTTGCATTCACCTTTTTTGGTTTCATTCTGGGCATCTTTTTTGGGTATGGATGTCGAGCAGGAATAGCATTCGGCCTCTGTCTACTCGCTTCCCCAGGTCAGCTGACATCCCTAGATCAACTACAACTGTCAAACTTAAGCGCGGACTTAATGAGTACTTTGGAAGCGGCCATTTCCATAGTAGGGGATCTTGCTGGCATATGCATATACCGATACTTTGATGTCATAACAAGTAACCATTTGTGGATCTTACCCCGAAGAATTATAGGtgtcatttcatttttctttctaGTCAGTGTGTTCCTTTCTGTAAGTGCAACCAATATGCCAATTGTTTTACCTTTTATCCTTGGCATGTTGCTGTGGAGTGGTAAATTGACAGGAGAGTTTCTAGGAAGAGACTTGGATAAGAAATTCGGTTCCGGTTATTTCCTGAAAAAGTTTGTTGGCGTAATGGTAGGTCTTTTACTCGGCTATGGTATGGGCTGGAAACTCCATTCTCCAACTTTGAAAACGGTTTTGATCCTTATTTTCACCGCCTCAGTATTGACCCACCCAGTGATCGAGTTGTATGTTTTTTGGAAAGTAAGAACTCAGAGATTCCCGATCATAAATGTTAGGGATGCCATGAAGGAACAGTCAGCTGGATCAAGTCGCTTAGCAACAAGATTAAGTCTATGGGATTTTGCGGGAGACCAGCTCTATCACGCCACCCATCAAATTTTCATCGCCAGTCATGCGGTGTATTTGttggttttcaattttgaaagagCAGCCAAAAACAGAAAGGAACAATTCCAACGACTTTTGTTTTGGCTGAACTCAATTCGTACCCACGCAAAACATGAAGATGCTGTCATTTTCCTTGTAGGCACACACAGGGACAGTGTAAGCGCCTCTGTGCGATATGAACTTTCGTCGTACTTCCATGAAAACCTTTACGACTATTTCTGTGACCGACTGGTCATGAACGATGATGGCACCCCGgttttccccatagagaattCAAAACCTTTAGACATAGATGCACGAAAGCTTAGAAATTGCATCTCAGAAAAGAGCCAAGAGGCAGAGTACATGAAAGCAGAATTTCCTCTGAAGTACCTCCATTTCTACGAGTTAATCAAAAGTAAGCGGAAGACCGCAAGTAAATTTGGCCTGGAATATGCCATCTGTGGATACAGAGAAGTTCATGAGTTTGCCAAGGAAAATTGCAAAATCTGTGATTCATTAGAATTTGAGTTAATGCTTGGCTTCTTTCACAAAGCCGGAGAAATAATCTTCCATGCAGAAGAAGAAATTCTCaataatttcatcatatttgatccTCAAGTTCTTGTTGATATTGTGAAGAATCTGATTAATATCCCTCCTTTTCATAAGAGATACCACAGGGTGGCGCCGTTTTGGAGAATGATGGAGAAAAATGGAATTGCTGATAGTCGTTTAGTTAGTCACATTGTAGAACCAATGAAGGTGTCCAAAGAAATGGCAGTGTCCTTGTTACAAGCTTATGATTTGATGTGCCTTATTCCACATGAGTCTCCAGTCGATAACCAATTGTATCTGGTACCGGGTTTATTGCCTCTTTATATGGCTACCGAAAAAGATATGGACTGGTGGCTATTGAAGGGTGACAAAGATGTTTACTATATTGATTTCTGTGGCTTTTTACCCGAAGGTGTATTTTCCCGTCTGCTTGCCCGCTGTTTCAGGGTTGGTGTTACTCCCTCACACGTGACAACTCGGAATGTCTACTACAATGTCGGCAAGTTCCTCTTCGATAAAGATTTAAATTACAAACTTGAACTTGTGAACGATTCCCCGCAGCAGCCGCTGGTCAAGGTCACCGTCCAACGGACATCCTGTACCAAGACGTGGAAGTTTCTGAAGTGGTTTCTGTTTCAGCTTGAGGCAATAAGACAAAGAGACttcaaatatatgaaatatatcTGCGGTGTGTTATGCCCGAACGAGGATCACAATTGCCTTTTACAACCAGGCCCTCGGCATATCGTAAAACTGGCTTCTGAAGAAAATGCGCTACCATTACCAAACGAACTCATGGCATTGCAATGTGAAGGTCGACGATTCGCTTTTGATGGGTTCTGCGAAAAATCAAAg GACGAAAATATTCATCAAACGCCTTGCCGCATTTCCATGCATACGCGGATTTCGGAGTTACCTCCATCACTCTACAAGCAAATATGTAATAGCATGAATATAGTACAGCCCTTACAAGGTGACTGGAGGGATCTAGCCG GCGAGCTGCAGCATACTCAACACGAAGTACAGATACTTCGGAACGTGGACAACCCGTGCGATGCCCTCCTACAGCAATGGTCCTGCCACAGTGGCGTAACCGTCAAGCAATTCATCGAAGTCCTGTTGGGGCCGAACTTGGGCAGACAAGATGTCGTTACACTGATTAAGGAGGCTATGGGCGAACGCAAAGATATAGACTAG